A single region of the Methanofollis sp. genome encodes:
- a CDS encoding ABC transporter permease, with product MSEGYATKEERRGPARIRDAEWYGRFMQHPHLVAAFCLIGLFLLLAICAPFIAPQDPNAQNLYNKNQGPSADHLFGTDYLGRDLFSRTLCGLQTSLSIALATIALTFVIGTGVGCYSAYSGGWVDDVVARVIDVFLAFPTIILALALITLIGPGVLNMVLMLVVVQWASFARLMRGQVLSEKNQDYVLSARAAGLPGWWIVTRHIIPNAIMPVVILATMDIGHTILTISTLSFLGLGIPPSVPEWGSMINAGLNCMRVAPLNVVVPGLAITAVTLVFNVAGEGLRDVTTDQGPESGATL from the coding sequence ATGAGTGAAGGGTATGCGACGAAAGAAGAGCGGCGCGGGCCCGCCCGGATTCGTGATGCGGAGTGGTACGGCCGCTTCATGCAGCACCCGCATCTTGTTGCGGCGTTCTGCCTGATCGGTCTCTTCCTCCTGCTGGCCATATGTGCGCCGTTCATCGCACCGCAGGATCCGAACGCCCAGAACCTGTACAACAAAAATCAGGGGCCGTCCGCGGACCATCTCTTCGGCACCGACTACCTGGGACGGGATCTCTTCAGCAGAACGCTCTGCGGTCTGCAGACTTCCCTCTCTATCGCACTTGCCACCATTGCCCTCACCTTTGTGATCGGGACCGGGGTCGGGTGCTACTCGGCATACAGCGGCGGATGGGTGGACGACGTGGTCGCACGGGTGATAGATGTATTTCTGGCGTTTCCGACGATCATCCTGGCGCTTGCGTTGATCACCCTGATAGGGCCGGGTGTCCTGAATATGGTGCTGATGCTGGTGGTGGTGCAATGGGCGTCTTTTGCCCGCCTGATGCGCGGACAGGTGCTCTCTGAGAAGAATCAGGACTATGTCCTCTCGGCACGGGCGGCCGGTCTGCCGGGGTGGTGGATCGTCACCCGTCATATCATACCCAACGCGATCATGCCGGTCGTGATTCTGGCGACGATGGATATCGGCCATACGATCCTGACGATCTCGACGCTGAGTTTCCTCGGCCTCGGCATACCGCCGTCGGTGCCCGAGTGGGGTTCGATGATCAATGCGGGGCTGAACTGTATGCGGGTTGCACCCCTGAACGTGGTTGTGCCGGGACTTGCGATCACAGCGGTGACGCTGGTCTTTAATGTGGCCGGAGAAGGGTTGCGCGATGTAACGACAGATCAGGGGCCTGAGAGCGGGGCGACATTATGA
- a CDS encoding ABC transporter permease, with product MHHYIIKRIGYLLLTLVIASMFTFVVVNAIPGEPAEILTKHIFVGLEEAAPPEMVAEISERYDLNRPLMEQYLAWVGGMLHGDLGYSFLFNKPVTRLLKNALPPTLMLAAAAVALSLLIGLPLGICSALRQGRISDWIIRLASIFSVSMPSFWVAVMLILVFSIWLDITPVAGYGGIEFLVLPAFALAIHSAASITRIMRTSLLETMEKPFITFARAKGLPTRRVIADHAFRNALLPVLTVVGMSFGSLLAGTVVIETIFSWPGLGSLLLKAISARDAVLIESTIMVIVFMFLIVNFVIDLLYHVIDPRITYE from the coding sequence ATGCACCATTATATCATCAAACGGATAGGCTATCTTCTGCTTACGCTGGTCATTGCCTCCATGTTCACGTTCGTCGTGGTGAACGCAATTCCCGGCGAACCCGCCGAGATCCTGACCAAACATATTTTTGTCGGCCTTGAAGAGGCGGCTCCTCCCGAGATGGTGGCGGAGATCTCGGAACGCTACGATCTGAACAGGCCCCTGATGGAACAGTACCTTGCATGGGTGGGCGGAATGCTCCACGGCGACCTCGGGTATTCGTTCCTCTTCAACAAACCGGTGACCAGGTTGCTGAAGAACGCCCTCCCCCCGACGCTGATGCTGGCGGCAGCGGCGGTTGCCCTATCCCTCCTCATCGGGTTGCCGCTCGGCATCTGTTCGGCCCTTCGCCAGGGCAGGATCTCGGACTGGATCATCCGCCTGGCCTCGATCTTCTCCGTCTCCATGCCTTCCTTCTGGGTCGCGGTGATGCTGATCCTGGTCTTCAGCATCTGGCTGGATATAACCCCTGTTGCAGGATACGGCGGGATAGAATTCCTGGTCCTGCCGGCATTCGCCCTGGCGATTCACTCGGCGGCGTCGATCACCAGGATCATGCGCACGAGTCTGCTCGAGACCATGGAGAAACCGTTCATCACCTTTGCCCGGGCGAAAGGACTGCCCACGCGGCGGGTCATCGCCGACCACGCCTTCAGAAATGCCCTGCTCCCTGTTCTGACGGTCGTCGGGATGTCGTTTGGCTCCCTGCTTGCCGGAACGGTGGTGATCGAGACCATTTTTTCCTGGCCCGGACTCGGGAGTCTGCTGCTCAAGGCGATATCGGCACGGGACGCCGTCCTGATCGAGAGCACGATCATGGTGATCGTCTTCATGTTCCTCATCGTGAACTTCGTCATCGACCTGCTGTACCATGTCATCGACCCGAGGATTACCTATGAGTGA